A single window of Cydia splendana chromosome 13, ilCydSple1.2, whole genome shotgun sequence DNA harbors:
- the LOC134796519 gene encoding glucose dehydrogenase [FAD, quinone]-like, producing MAVTLLGSDMDWAYPTIPNNISCLSSMDQQCRLSYGKCLGGSTSINYMMYTRGNPRDYDDLGIKGWSWNDMMPYFLRYEGLEDLYRLPTTSIPHHNSAGIMKLGFFTESGNPWHSSIIQGLTALNFPSNSDMNADSQIGVSQVIGYVHEGERMSTARGYLARNDVKRVLKIAKDTQCTGVIFDDNNNAIGIKVVTKDGKVNKTLRLYARKEVILSARTIGTAQILMLSGVGPAAHLNSLGIPVRADLPVGDNISDHVLPLIYIPVHPGFAARSGDLLNPVRDLVEWFISRGGPAASNGVTDVTAMFNSHCYDFDKRNKLIRNSSDCELPNLQLINAFMEHRQIQGLEGQVQKSSGLSMDIIQQLQVANQHQAIIVTSPVVLRPYSRGTIRLASADPLKHPAIFPNYLSDERDVEKMLRSIKILEHLVETPEYKAYNASILRLSLPGCPDYSCDREGYWTCYIRHMTYSSFHAVGSARLGAVLDEKLRVRGVARLRVADLSALPGLPRGNTAAAAIAIGERVADLILQDAA from the coding sequence ATGGCCGTGACCCTGCTGGGATCAGATATGGACTGGGCGTACCCCACTATTCCCAACAACATCTCGTGCCTGTCGTCGATGGACCAGCAATGTCGCCTTAGCTACGGCAAGTGCCTCGGAGGCTCCACGAGTATCAACTATATGATGTATACCCGTGGCAACCCACGCGATTACGATGACCTAGGCATCAAAGGCTGGTCCTGGAATGATATGATGCCTTATTTCTTGCGCTACGAAGGCTTGGAAGACTTGTACAGACTTCCAACTACTTCTATCCCCCACCACAACTCCGCTGGTATTATGAAGTTAGGTTTTTTCACAGAATCTGGAAACCCCTGGCATTCAAGTATAATACAAGGTCTTACAGCTTTAAATTTTCCGTCTAACTCCGATATGAATGCCGACTCGCAAATAGGAGTGTCGCAAGTGATTGGGTACGTGCACGAAGGCGAGCGCATGAGCACGGCACGCGGATACCTGGCACGCAACGATGTCAAGAGAGTACTGAAGATCGCGAAGGACACGCAGTGTACCGGTGTCATCTTCGACGACAACAATAATGCGATAGGAATCAAGGTTGTGACAAAAGATGGGAAGGTAAATAAGACATTGCGACTCTACGCGAGGAAGGAAGTCATTCTGTCAGCGAGGACGATTGGAACAGCACAGATTCTGATGCTTTCCGGCGTAGGACCGGCGGCTCATTTAAATAGTTTAGGCATTCCGGTGCGCGCCGATCTACCCGTAGGCGATAACATCAGCGATCACGTGCTGCCGCTAATATACATACCGGTACATCCAGGCTTCGCCGCTCGGAGCGGGGATCTATTAAATCCCGTGAGGGATCTAGTAGAGTGGTTTATCTCGCGCGGGGGACCGGCGGCCTCCAATGGCGTTACCGACGTCACTGCGATGTTCAATTCTCACTGCTACGATTTCGATAAGCGTAATAAACTCATTCGCAATAGCTCAGATTGCGAACTTCCAAACCTGCAACTGATAAATGCATTCATGGAACACCGGCAGATACAGGGTTTGGAAGGTCAAGTTCAGAAATCATCAGGCTTAAGCATGGACATAATACAACAGCTTCAAGTCGCAAACCAACACCAGGCTATAATAGTGACTTCGCCCGTCGTGCTCCGGCCGTACTCGCGCGGCACCATACGGCTGGCCAGTGCCGATCCTTTAAAGCACCCAGCTATTTTTCCAAACTACTTGTCGGACGAGCGGGATGTCGAGAAGATGCTGCGCAGCATTAAGATCTTGGAGCACCTGGTTGAAACGCCGGAGTACAAAGCATACAATGCGTCTATCCTGCGCTTGAGTCTGCCGGGCTGTCCGGATTACTCGTGTGACCGTGAAGGGTACTGGACTTGTTATATCCGTCACATGACGTACTCGTCGTTCCACGCGGTGGGCAGCGCGCGACTGGGGGCCGTGCTGGATGAGAAGCTGCGCGTGCGCGGCGTGGCGCGCCTACGCGTGGCCGACCTCAGCGCGCTGCCGGGGCTGCCGCGCGGCAACACTGCTGCTGCCGCCATTGCCATCGGGGAGCGCGTTGCTGACTTAATCTTGCAAGATGCTGCTTAA